A window of Mustela erminea isolate mMusErm1 chromosome 19, mMusErm1.Pri, whole genome shotgun sequence genomic DNA:
CTGACACTCTGAAACCCACGTACCATACATGCTTTGTTGCCTATCCTCTCCGGAGGCTCCCAGGCCCTCTTGGAAAACTCCCGGCTTAAGAATTCTTGGGCTGATGTTTTTCTGACATACCTTCTAGGGCTACATTCtaaagttattgatttttttctttaaggtttatttatttgaaagagagattgagcacaagcagtgggaagggcagagggagagaatcctgcaacagactccctgctgaacacgtcccagggccctgggatcccaTCTCCCAtgtcatgacctgaaccggaaccaagagtaggacgctcaactgactgagccactggggcGCCCCTCCATTCTAAAGCCCCCAAAGGACCATGATGTAGTCAACTTACTCTCAAATGATCCAGAAAAATCtactatttatatataataataataataaacagtaaGTGATAAAGCAAACAgcaaaatgtgtttaaaaaaaaaaaaagtgtattcagGTAATCGTATGTATGCACTGTTTTTGTTCTCccgacttttttttctttgacgtttcccaaataaaatgttaaaaaatcaaaaatcaaaagacagttGCCTGGTGACTAGGAGTCATGCTGTAAGTGGGGCCCATTGTTAGCGCAGCAATATGAGGAAAAGCAGGCGGGTTCAGTGCCCCTGGGTGAAGGGCAGGCCCAGACCCTTGGCCTGGCGCTTGCGGGCctcgggtgggggcggggagcccaGATGAGTGGCTAGGAAGGGGGCTGGCAGCTGGTAGCAGAGATCTCAGTGAATTTCTATTCAAACTGGAACGATTAGTGATGTTTGCTAAGGGAGCAGCTCTGTGGATAGTCAGGGACCAcggttttttatttttgaggttttttgtttttttggaccTCTCTTCTGGTTTCTTACCTGCCCCTCCATGGCATAGACTGTAGCAGTGAACTCTGCTTCCCAGAATCACACACTGTCCAAGCCCAGAGGGACTTTAATAGTCATCGGGTCCAGCCTCTCCAAGGGATCAGTGAGAAAAGGAAGTGCCAGTGAAATCAGTCGCCTTGTCCACTGTCATGTGACAAAGGGTGACAGCTGGTGCCAGAGGTACCCCGAGACAAGTCTGCTTACTGTGTTCAGGGTATCAGGGCAAACTCATATTCTTGTTATCCTGTTgtcttgaatattttctttgagaaCTGTTTCAGATGAGCCTAAAAGCTGAGTGTTCTGGGGAAATCAGGATGCTTGGATCTAACTAAGTAAAcaggctatgtgaccttgggcaggtggcTTTCCCTCTCTGAGTCTTGGTCCCCCCATCTTAAAATATGAGAGgttatttattaacataaattatTATCCTCTTATAGGGGCCACGGATTCCTTTAAGGATCTGATAAAAATTGCTGGACCCCTTTTCGAAGCCGGGCACTTTGAGATGCACATAACCTCCAGGTTCACAGATCTCCTCATGGAAACTCTCGTCTTAGATGGTATTCTGGTGAGCTGTCCAGTTACCCATTTCTCAGATCCCGTAACCCATCAGACTAGAGTCAGCGGGTGGAGCCCCCTTTGCACCATCCATCCCCAAGTCACTTCTTGGGCTCAACTCTGCTTAGAGAGATGGTGAACCAACACTTAAAAGTTATCCAGATGTTAGCCACAATTGTGGTGAGCACAGagtaatgtatagacttgtccaatcactatgttttacacctaaaactaatgtaacattatgtgtcaactgcactttaataataacaataataataataataaagttgtcTGTGGGAGCCACCTCCATGACACGACACGAAATTGCTTGAAGCAAAGGGTCCTTTACTCTTTGCCTTCGACTGGAAAATTCGACTTTTGGCTGCAGTCCTGCCCGTGGACCTCAGAGAAAACAAGCCTTCCAGGGACTGGCAAGACTCCTTTCAGCCAATGGGTATGAAGAGACTGCCTGGCAACTCGCTTGTCATCACTATCCTATCCAATCAGCATGAAGTTTGGAAAGCCGGCTAGACAAATTCTACTTAGACCAGTCCCTGCGGCTattatccagaagaaaaaaaaaattgagtgtttAATTAAGCCCCATATGCAAGCAATCAattccagtttttctcttctatttggtagaatttccaCTGGGTGTGTATTAAGACACTATAGTCTCTTAACGTTGGCGATGGGCTCACCTAGGCTTCTTCCAGTCCTGGCCCGCTTTTGTTCAGATGGCTGGGATGTGaaccagaggagaaagcagatgcTTGGGTGCAAGCCATCACAGGATGGGCAGAGCTGCAACGAGGAATTATTGCACCAGGCAACGCAGCACGGGAAAAAGGCCTCCAATCAGAAGAGGGAGGACCAGGTGTGCGGGTCTTCCGCTGACTCTTGAGGCTTGTTCCTTGGTTCTGGGGTAAGATCTCCACTTCTGTCCAAGGGACCCTGACTGGAGGTGGGAGAGTGTCTAGAAATTCTCACGTTCTTTTCAAAAGCATTGCTTGCAAAGGTTTTACCTTACGATGCAGAGCCCTCTACCCACAGAGCAGCCCCGAGGGTCTTGCTGGAGCTCCAGCCAGAAAATCACAGATCCAGCCGAAGCCCCACACTTGACGGAAGGAAAGGAGCCAAGGGCACACAGAGAGTGAAAATCTGGGCCTGAGTGAGCAAGTAGGTCCTGAGCAACCGAAGCTCAGAGTGACTCTGCTATTTGCTTCCTGGGGCGGGTGGCACGGGGTGGGAATTTTATAAGGGGTAAGGGCTTCCCTTGCGTGTGACCACCGGGCCACTGTGCAAAGAGCTTCCTTGGTGAAACATCAGTGTGGGAAGGACTGGGGTCGGCCTGCTGATTTGGGGGGCTAGGGAGATGGAGACATGTACCCCCCTGGGTAGGAGGGTACCCAGGGGAGTGAAAGGGAATGGGAGCTGCCCATAAGGTAAGGCGAGCTTGCGGCTAGACACTGGTGCGGGCTGCTCCCCGGGGCCAGAGCTGCCGGCACGCTGCCTGGTATTACAGTCCAAGGGAGGCATGAACCTGGCACTTAGCAGGCCTGTGCTAAATGCTAGCGGAATGAATGAAGCATGGGCAAGCGGTCCCCAGGGATGAAACGCTGACATGCTCACACACAAACCACATCAGATCTGCCCGTCCCTGACTGCCTCAGCACCTGTGACCCAGGCCACCTCCTGTAGTGGATTTCTAGTAATACGAGGGGGGAGCCCCTTGTAGCCTGTCTGAGCTGCCCAGTCTCTGCCCAGGTGCTGCGGGGGGCATCATCTGTAGTCCAACCACATCACCGCATCTTCCAGCATCTACCAGAATGCCCAGATCCTCCACTCAGCCCGCACAGCCCACCGCCTTCCCATCCCTACCCCCTTTCCAGCTTCAGCTCTCCAAACATCCCTCCTCATGGGTCTCCGTCTCAGGAGTCATTGCTCTGGTCTCACTGCCTTGATCTTGAACAGCTTGGTCCTGCACCTGCTTCCTCACTGGCTGCAAAGGGCTGAGTCTGTCCATGAACCAACAGATACTAGACAAACATATTTCAGTGTCAGTGGAGGAATTACTCTCTGGCGACAAGAGGTCTGGAGAGGCAGCAAGGGGCAGACCCCAAGGCCGCCCCCACGTCGGCATTGAAGCTCTCCTGCATCCTCGGTGGCTTAGCTGAGGGCAGAAAGCCAAGGTCTCGGCAGGGCTGGAGGAGCCAGCCGCAGGAACGGTTCTCTCAAGGGCCGATGCAGTGCCCTGCAAGGGTTAGCCTCAGTCAAGGCTAAGAACTGGACGACTGGAGAATGTTTCCTACCAAGAGTCCAGTTGGCCAAGGAGGGCCGGCTGTGCTGGCAAGGGGCAATCCTGCCCAGGTCCCAGCCCCACTAGGAAAAATGGGCACCGGCTCCCAATGTAGGGTTTAACACAGAGGCCAGTTCTGCCTTCTTGGCTGAGAGCTTCCAGAGCTAGGGAGGAGGGAACGGCATTAGGAAAATGCCACTGGCCGTGGGGAGTGCAAAGAGGACATACTGATCCCTGTTGGAACCTATGATACGGGGTTGGGTGGGGAGATCTGATCAGAAGGGTTTGCAGGGACTCACCCCTCCAGCTCCTGGTGATAGGGTGGCCCTGGAAAGAGAGTCTTGGGGAGGAATGGAGCTCTGTAGGCTCAGTTCTATGGGTGTCTGGAACCCAGCCTGGGGTATGGGAGACctcaggggaggaagaagagtggAGGGCGGCTGAGCTTACAGAAAGAGTGGATGTTCCAGGTGAtgggcacagagaaaggaaaaagcaaggagCCTCAGTAAGATCAGCAGGAACCGTGGTGGCCAGTGGGGTCAAGAATCCCAACAAACAAACACCGGTGGCTTTGAGCCCCTCCTAGCTTGGGGAGCCCCCCCTGGGGCCCTAGAAACATCCCAGCGGGTGGTCTACACCGTGGCGTTCTCCAGCCCCGTGGGTGGTGATTTGCGCGGTCCTGCCCTTTTCACCACGGGTTTAGAGTTAAACGTATTTGGCGGGCAAGGCGGGTCCCTCGGGGGTCGGGTCGTCCACGTCACTGAGAAGCTCGTGTTCGCTGGCGGAGGCGGCCGCTTGCAGGTGGCGGAGGCGCGCGCGGAGCCGCTCCTGCTCCTTCTTGAGCTCCAGGTAGGAGTGCGAGAAGGTGTGGAAGATGGACGTGGCCGGGAAGGCCATGATGAGGATCCCGCTCAGGATGCTGCTGAGGGCCACCATCTGGCCCGGCACGCTGCGCGGGACCATGTCCCCGTAGCCCACCGTCGTCATGGAGATGACGGCCCACCAGTAGGAGGCCGGGATGCTGGTGAACTCCAGGACCCGGCCGGACTCGTTCTCCGCCACGTAGACCAGCGGGGAGAAGAGGGTCACGGCCacgcagaggaagaggaggaggaggccgaaCTCGCGCGTGCAACGGCGCACGGTGAGGCCCAGCGTCTGCAGCCCCAGCGAGTGGCGCGCCAGCCGCATGACGTAGAGGATGCGCAGGGCCCGCAGCACGCGGAGCGCCAGCCCCACCTTCTCCAGGTACGAGCCCCCGCCGGGCCGCTCGCCGTCCTCCCGGGGCTCGCCGGACACGGCCAGCGACACGTAGTACGGGGAGATGGCCAGGATGTCGATGATGTTCAGGGGCCCCTGGAAGAACTGGCACTTGTCCCGGGCCTGCACGAAGCGCAGACAGAACTCCAGGGAGAACCAGGCCACGCAGACCGTCTCCACGATGAAAATGTAGTAGCACTTCTGCGAGCACTCACCCTGCGGAGGCGacaagaggcaggaggagagtggTGGGCAGCAGCGCTGG
This region includes:
- the KCNG4 gene encoding potassium voltage-gated channel subfamily G member 4 isoform X2, whose amino-acid sequence is MPSPAMPTPFRARGLPPGHLRQGSCSPLSPLLPGRLPRPAAKGLYYRRARRVGALDASPAADLKKEILVNVGGRRYVLPWSTLDEFPLSRLSRLRLCRSHEEIAQLCDDYDEDNQEFFFDRSPSAFGMIVSFLAAGRLALLRETCVLSFREELAYWGVEEARLEKCCLRELLRRLEELAELRQQETLHLRREVRRPAGDPSRWGVFMHGLREMVENPRSGLPGKVFACLSILFVATTAVSLCVSTMPELRAEEDKGECSQKCYYIFIVETVCVAWFSLEFCLRFVQARDKCQFFQGPLNIIDILAISPYYVSLAVSGEPREDGERPGGGSYLEKVGLALRVLRALRILYVMRLARHSLGLQTLGLTVRRCTREFGLLLLFLCVAVTLFSPLVYVAENESGRVLEFTSIPASYWWAVISMTTVGYGDMVPRSVPGQMVALSSILSGILIMAFPATSIFHTFSHSYLELKKEQERLRARLRHLQAAASASEHELLSDVDDPTPEGPALPAKYV